A window of the Haloquadratum walsbyi C23 genome harbors these coding sequences:
- a CDS encoding SDR family NAD(P)-dependent oxidoreductase produces the protein MTSTPEQLAGVADIDCTGMQALVTGSTSGIGRAAAIALGRLGADVIVHGRDATAGADVVDTVTAYGADAEFIAADFADVSAVRELAATVQSTTDGIDLLYNNAGGVFRDGQLTDCGVEYTFHVNHLAPYLLTTELLDHLNTDARVVTTASAAHQGASLDINRTRTVDDHSAFWAYNHSKLANILFTTELAKRVDASKYTATAVCVHPGAIPGSGFTRFLPGPLPRIIQSLEAVPGVTTVNDGAAELLFAGISSQATDYSGQYLASQQLKKPSSDARDEASARRLWQESASILDITEPLNNLPDNQQSNSGVDIDVTG, from the coding sequence ATGACTTCGACGCCAGAGCAACTTGCGGGCGTTGCAGATATTGATTGCACCGGAATGCAAGCGCTCGTCACTGGATCAACGAGCGGGATTGGTCGGGCAGCTGCCATCGCGCTTGGTCGTCTCGGTGCTGACGTTATCGTGCATGGACGTGATGCGACTGCTGGTGCCGATGTTGTTGATACAGTGACTGCATATGGTGCTGATGCAGAATTTATTGCTGCTGACTTCGCTGATGTTAGCGCCGTCCGTGAGCTCGCAGCGACTGTTCAATCGACAACAGACGGAATTGATCTTCTCTATAATAATGCCGGTGGGGTCTTTCGTGATGGACAGCTCACTGACTGTGGCGTTGAGTATACATTTCACGTTAACCACCTTGCACCATATCTACTCACGACCGAACTTCTTGATCATCTCAATACGGATGCTCGAGTTGTGACGACTGCATCAGCAGCACATCAGGGTGCCTCTCTAGATATTAACCGAACTCGAACCGTTGATGATCATAGTGCGTTTTGGGCATACAATCACTCAAAACTGGCAAATATACTGTTCACAACTGAACTTGCTAAGCGCGTTGATGCAAGCAAATACACAGCCACTGCAGTGTGTGTACATCCTGGCGCGATTCCTGGAAGTGGATTTACGCGATTCCTCCCTGGACCATTACCACGAATTATACAGTCACTCGAAGCAGTTCCGGGTGTCACAACTGTCAACGATGGTGCTGCTGAATTGTTATTTGCTGGAATATCATCACAGGCGACTGATTACTCAGGGCAGTACCTCGCCAGTCAACAGTTGAAGAAACCATCCTCAGATGCGCGAGATGAGGCAAGTGCACGGCGGTTATGGCAGGAAAGTGCGAGTATACTGGATATCACTGAGCCACTCAATAATCTACCTGATAATCAACAGAGTAACTCAGGAGTCGATATTGATGTCACTGGATAA
- a CDS encoding ABC transporter permease, with amino-acid sequence MAWRNLGRNRIRTGLATLGIIIGVIAIASLGMAGAALQQQAQSNLGSLTNEVAVSSGQDSTQDGITIDQVEQMRDIIADAEVVPQKTNQTTLKSRDGQEVFVSVVGVTKASALYDTTVGKAPTRLQNGALVSVETARELGLELGDPVEYDGSLYRIRGFLAAEDGFGGGGGNELVLPLSALSEQEYYDSVTVVAASGEAATTVADILEADFNEQGRDSEEILSIRSFASTQDSINSFLNTLNLALLGIGSISLIVASVAILNVMLMSTIERRGEIGVLRAVGIRRSEVLRMILAEAIFLGLIGGIAGAIASLGAGYILFQVLASDGMLVFTWAGLQHLLSGFAFAVFASTLSGVYPAWKAANDPPVKALRG; translated from the coding sequence ATGGCATGGCGAAATCTCGGTCGCAATCGAATTCGAACAGGGTTAGCGACGCTTGGAATCATCATCGGTGTTATTGCAATCGCCTCACTTGGGATGGCTGGCGCTGCACTTCAACAGCAGGCGCAATCGAATTTGGGTAGCCTGACGAATGAAGTGGCGGTAAGTTCTGGACAAGATAGCACGCAGGACGGTATCACCATTGATCAAGTTGAGCAGATGCGAGATATCATCGCTGATGCTGAAGTTGTCCCGCAAAAGACAAATCAAACCACACTTAAATCCCGGGATGGGCAGGAGGTATTCGTCAGTGTCGTTGGGGTTACTAAGGCGAGTGCACTGTATGACACGACTGTCGGTAAAGCACCCACCCGTCTTCAAAACGGTGCATTAGTAAGTGTTGAAACGGCTCGTGAATTGGGACTTGAACTTGGCGACCCTGTTGAATACGACGGGTCGTTGTATCGAATCCGTGGATTTCTTGCGGCTGAGGATGGCTTCGGTGGTGGTGGTGGAAATGAACTTGTCCTTCCATTATCTGCACTTTCTGAACAGGAATACTACGATTCTGTGACTGTTGTCGCCGCAAGTGGTGAGGCTGCAACCACCGTTGCAGATATACTTGAAGCGGATTTCAATGAACAGGGACGTGACAGTGAGGAAATCCTGAGTATCAGGAGTTTTGCAAGCACACAAGATAGTATTAATTCATTTTTAAATACGCTTAATCTTGCACTTCTTGGCATTGGATCCATCTCATTGATTGTTGCAAGTGTTGCAATTCTAAATGTAATGTTGATGAGTACAATTGAACGCCGCGGGGAAATCGGCGTGCTGAGAGCTGTTGGTATTCGCCGTAGTGAAGTCCTTCGAATGATCCTCGCAGAGGCAATATTCTTGGGTCTCATCGGTGGTATCGCTGGTGCCATAGCATCACTTGGTGCCGGATATATACTATTTCAGGTTCTCGCCAGCGACGGAATGTTAGTGTTTACCTGGGCAGGACTCCAACACTTATTATCTGGATTTGCCTTTGCGGTCTTTGCAAGTACCCTGAGTGGGGTATACCCTGCCTGGAAAGCTGCAAATGATCCACCTGTCAAAGCACTCAGAGGATAA
- a CDS encoding pyridoxal phosphate-dependent aminotransferase: MTDRQGHSASSIESEQANDEIRNPDHTSGNIHRLSQRAKQTPPSGIRRFFELADEMDDIVSLGVGEPDFSAPWAARSAAIDALERGKTSYTANRGRSDLRANISEHVKQYDLEYDPDEEILVTAGASEAVDLAMRALVDPGETVAVPKPSYISYAPSVTFAGGEVRSVPTRAETDFTLTYEDLTAANASEASALVLCYPNNPTGAVMTRDELRDVATFAREHDLFVLSDEIYSALRYDDEHVSIATLPEMRERTLVFNGFSKAYAMTGMRLGYALGPQEVIDAMNRIHQYTMLSAPTTAQAAAMEAINSCEPAVEKMRQAFDRRRQFVISRFNELGMDCFEAKGAFYVFPKCPPGWEDDEEFAEALIHEERVALVPGRVFGDGGEGHLRVSYASGMDDLKTALTRIESFLESYPTSASLEVSDTA, translated from the coding sequence ATGACTGATCGGCAAGGTCATTCAGCATCATCGATTGAATCAGAACAGGCAAACGATGAAATAAGGAATCCCGACCACACTAGTGGCAATATACACCGTTTATCACAGCGAGCAAAACAAACACCGCCATCTGGTATTCGTCGATTCTTTGAGTTAGCAGATGAGATGGATGATATTGTCTCATTGGGTGTTGGTGAGCCAGACTTCTCTGCACCATGGGCGGCTCGGTCGGCGGCGATTGATGCGCTTGAGCGTGGAAAAACGTCATACACTGCAAATCGAGGGCGAAGTGATCTCCGGGCAAATATCTCCGAGCATGTCAAACAGTATGATCTTGAGTATGACCCTGATGAAGAGATTCTTGTCACTGCTGGCGCCAGTGAAGCAGTTGACCTTGCAATGCGAGCGCTTGTTGACCCAGGTGAGACTGTTGCTGTGCCGAAACCGTCATACATTTCATATGCACCGTCTGTGACGTTTGCTGGCGGTGAGGTTCGATCTGTGCCAACGCGTGCAGAGACCGATTTTACCCTCACATATGAAGATCTCACTGCTGCTAATGCATCAGAGGCGTCAGCACTTGTTCTCTGTTACCCGAATAATCCTACCGGAGCGGTTATGACTCGAGACGAACTTAGGGATGTTGCCACTTTTGCTCGTGAACATGACTTATTTGTGCTCTCGGATGAGATCTACTCTGCGCTTCGGTATGATGATGAACATGTCTCGATTGCAACGCTCCCAGAAATGCGCGAGCGAACTCTCGTATTCAATGGGTTCTCGAAAGCATATGCCATGACAGGAATGCGATTAGGATATGCACTTGGTCCACAGGAAGTTATTGATGCGATGAATCGAATCCATCAGTACACAATGCTCTCAGCACCGACAACCGCACAGGCAGCAGCGATGGAAGCAATCAATTCATGTGAACCAGCCGTCGAGAAAATGCGTCAGGCGTTTGATCGTCGTCGTCAATTTGTCATCTCACGATTTAATGAACTTGGGATGGACTGTTTTGAGGCAAAGGGCGCATTCTATGTCTTTCCAAAGTGTCCACCGGGATGGGAAGATGATGAGGAATTTGCCGAAGCACTCATTCATGAAGAACGAGTTGCGCTTGTGCCCGGACGCGTCTTTGGAGACGGTGGCGAGGGTCATTTACGGGTCTCATATGCATCCGGAATGGATGATTTGAAAACTGCACTCACTCGAATCGAGTCATTTCTTGAATCTTATCCCACCTCAGCGTCACTTGAGGTATCCGATACAGCATGA
- the rdfA gene encoding rod-determining factor RdfA yields MSTNDNRPASKVARLIEEYELEGLGADLEARWTGDDNKRMSLRDLATFFNQQLLRQALIAADNGTGALDNTVETIYTRLTSDNVSSGVRTDTRSRLEQRGVDINSLESDFVTYQAIRSYLKDWRGAEYQTISDEAKIQKDLESIQRLMSRTTSVTEERIEKLRETDRIALDAFEVLLDVQVLCQACGDQHSVTELLERDGCPCQISSND; encoded by the coding sequence ATGAGTACGAACGATAACCGACCTGCAAGTAAGGTCGCTCGCTTAATTGAGGAATATGAATTGGAAGGACTTGGTGCAGATCTTGAGGCGCGATGGACCGGTGATGATAATAAACGCATGAGTCTCCGCGACCTTGCGACGTTCTTCAATCAGCAGTTGCTTCGTCAGGCATTAATTGCTGCTGATAACGGCACTGGAGCACTTGATAACACTGTCGAGACGATTTATACCCGATTGACAAGTGATAATGTGAGTTCTGGTGTTCGAACGGACACACGCTCTCGACTTGAGCAGCGTGGTGTTGATATTAATTCGCTTGAGTCTGATTTTGTTACATATCAAGCAATCCGCTCATATCTCAAGGATTGGCGTGGCGCAGAATATCAGACAATCTCGGATGAGGCAAAGATTCAAAAAGATCTTGAAAGCATCCAGCGGTTGATGAGTCGGACAACATCCGTAACTGAAGAACGTATTGAAAAACTTCGGGAGACGGACCGAATTGCGCTGGATGCATTTGAGGTGCTGCTAGATGTCCAAGTTCTATGTCAAGCTTGTGGTGATCAGCATTCTGTTACAGAACTGCTCGAACGTGACGGTTGTCCTTGTCAAATATCTTCCAACGATTGA
- a CDS encoding carboxypeptidase-like regulatory domain-containing protein, with amino-acid sequence MVVVLIILTAVPPVAAQESNLTTITVEVIDEEREPIQGVTVIAEWGADSVSADTASNGMVLVDVPRGEQIEITINHPDYVRNFPYVIDNADQQRVELDVSERSSLSVGVDTNSGPIADARVTLTMDDRTVASGNTSQEGIFSVETLEAGEYTLTAEKRTYYTINRTIDVDGETNINLNLNTGGVTTEFIIVDPHFSPPESVSGATISISGIGDVQTLGDGRAVARIPINTEVPVTVTKPKYEDINRTLMVNESGQTRTYELTRRPQLNITTASDRIIAGESVSIEVTNAYEEPAPDVIITRNAESVGQTNENGELTVSIPNAESYSLIASQDSIESEPVSVRGVNVVGSTPEPTSTTTPTPSAPSLIPDIMNAGALPIIGVIATISVIIALIVAGIFTFRR; translated from the coding sequence GTGGTGGTTGTATTGATTATCCTTACTGCTGTTCCTCCTGTGGCGGCACAGGAAAGTAATCTTACGACAATAACGGTCGAAGTCATTGATGAGGAACGTGAGCCTATCCAAGGTGTCACTGTCATAGCAGAATGGGGAGCAGACTCAGTTTCAGCAGACACAGCAAGCAATGGAATGGTGTTAGTGGACGTGCCAAGGGGTGAGCAAATTGAAATCACCATCAATCATCCCGATTATGTTCGGAACTTCCCTTATGTGATTGATAATGCGGATCAACAACGCGTTGAATTAGATGTCTCCGAGCGGTCCTCGCTAAGTGTCGGTGTCGACACGAATAGTGGTCCTATTGCAGATGCCCGTGTCACATTAACGATGGATGACCGAACCGTCGCAAGTGGAAATACATCACAAGAAGGAATATTCTCGGTTGAGACGCTTGAAGCCGGTGAGTATACGCTCACAGCTGAGAAACGGACATATTATACAATTAATCGAACCATTGACGTCGATGGTGAGACAAATATTAATCTTAATCTTAATACTGGGGGCGTGACGACTGAATTTATTATTGTTGATCCTCACTTTTCGCCCCCAGAATCAGTCTCCGGCGCGACAATAAGTATCTCTGGTATTGGTGATGTACAAACGCTTGGTGATGGACGTGCTGTGGCGCGTATTCCAATCAATACCGAAGTACCAGTGACGGTGACGAAACCAAAGTATGAGGATATTAATCGAACACTCATGGTTAATGAAAGTGGACAGACAAGAACATATGAGTTGACACGGCGACCACAACTAAATATTACAACTGCGAGCGATCGAATTATCGCTGGTGAGTCAGTCTCTATCGAGGTTACAAACGCCTATGAGGAACCTGCCCCAGATGTCATCATAACGCGCAATGCCGAATCTGTTGGTCAAACTAACGAAAATGGTGAGTTAACAGTTTCAATTCCAAACGCAGAGTCATATAGCCTAATCGCGAGCCAGGACTCAATTGAATCAGAACCGGTCTCGGTGCGTGGTGTGAACGTTGTTGGGTCAACTCCAGAGCCAACGTCAACCACCACACCAACACCATCAGCCCCATCTCTGATTCCAGATATTATGAATGCAGGTGCTCTTCCGATTATTGGTGTTATTGCGACAATTTCAGTTATTATCGCACTTATTGTCGCTGGAATATTCACATTCCGGCGGTGA
- a CDS encoding archaea-specific SMC-related protein — protein MTTSQTVSDAAQFHVRNIGGIDETSVVIEPGVTVLTGENATNRTSFLQAVMAAMGSNAATLKADADEGIVELTLDETEYQRTVSQTDDTVIFDGNTYLDDPDIAERFAFLLEGNNARRAVSRSADLREIIMEPVDIEEIKRKISSLESQRSEIDEKISDIESKKQGLPELEKQKKNIESKISKKREELSKKETEIDESSRNISDSQEKEAELESKLDELRSTRSDLDSIRQQIETQRESIESLQAEHEENKTALSELSSTPAAKLTRLEQQIDSLRDDRQALNAEISQLQNLIQYNEDQLEDGEYNVIGRISDDVNSKTDTEESSSGADAITDRLLADENTGSETVTCWTCGSAVDREQIEATVDQLKSVRADRVQSLNDVKSDLDSLKSEKREIESEQTRRSDLESTINRITQEIDQRKKQLETLKEQRKDLTATIETLETEVDELESESFEDILSLHREANEVEFEINRLESDHQSVSNKIESIEAAIDRIDTLESERKTIVNQLEDERTKIDQIEHEAVEQFNAHMESILDILAYENLDRIWIERTQNKVRSGRQKVEQTVFELHVIRTTASGTAYEDTVEHLSESEREVTGLIFALAGYLVHDLHETVPFMLLDSLEAIDSNRIAALISYFSEYVEYLVVALLPEDAQSINKEYDRITDI, from the coding sequence ATGACTACTTCACAGACCGTAAGTGACGCTGCACAATTTCATGTGAGGAATATCGGTGGGATTGATGAAACATCAGTTGTCATCGAACCCGGTGTAACTGTGTTAACCGGTGAGAACGCAACAAATCGAACATCGTTTTTACAAGCGGTAATGGCGGCGATGGGAAGCAATGCAGCGACTCTTAAGGCGGATGCTGATGAGGGTATTGTCGAACTGACGCTTGATGAAACAGAATATCAACGAACTGTGTCTCAGACCGATGATACTGTTATTTTTGACGGTAATACGTATCTTGATGATCCGGATATTGCTGAAAGATTTGCATTTCTTCTTGAGGGAAATAATGCCCGCCGTGCTGTCTCTCGGAGCGCCGACCTTCGCGAGATAATTATGGAGCCGGTGGACATCGAGGAAATTAAGCGTAAAATATCGTCGCTTGAATCACAGAGGTCGGAGATAGATGAGAAGATATCCGATATCGAGTCGAAAAAGCAGGGACTTCCTGAGTTGGAAAAGCAAAAAAAGAATATTGAGTCTAAAATATCTAAAAAAAGAGAAGAGTTATCTAAAAAAGAGACGGAAATTGATGAAAGTAGTCGGAATATTTCGGATAGTCAAGAAAAAGAAGCTGAACTGGAATCAAAATTGGATGAATTACGATCGACTCGGTCAGATCTAGATTCAATCCGTCAACAAATTGAGACACAAAGAGAGAGTATTGAGTCATTACAGGCTGAACACGAAGAAAATAAAACAGCACTTTCAGAGTTGTCAAGCACGCCAGCAGCGAAACTCACACGTCTTGAACAACAGATTGATTCACTTCGGGATGACCGACAGGCTCTCAATGCCGAGATTTCACAACTTCAAAATCTTATCCAGTATAACGAGGATCAACTTGAGGATGGAGAGTATAATGTAATTGGGCGTATTAGCGACGATGTTAATTCAAAAACAGACACTGAAGAAAGTTCTAGTGGAGCAGATGCGATTACCGATCGGTTACTCGCTGATGAGAATACAGGATCTGAAACAGTTACATGTTGGACATGTGGGTCAGCAGTCGATCGCGAACAAATTGAGGCAACAGTCGACCAGTTGAAATCAGTTCGGGCAGACCGTGTCCAATCACTCAATGATGTGAAATCAGATCTTGACTCACTGAAGAGTGAAAAACGTGAAATTGAGTCAGAACAGACGCGTCGATCAGATCTTGAGAGCACGATTAATCGCATCACCCAAGAGATAGACCAACGGAAAAAGCAATTGGAGACGCTCAAAGAACAACGAAAAGATCTGACAGCGACAATTGAGACACTTGAGACTGAAGTTGATGAGCTTGAGTCTGAAAGCTTTGAAGATATACTCTCACTTCATCGTGAAGCAAACGAAGTTGAGTTTGAAATTAATCGACTTGAGTCGGATCATCAGTCGGTATCAAATAAGATTGAGTCAATCGAAGCAGCAATTGATCGTATCGATACGCTTGAGTCTGAACGGAAAACCATTGTCAATCAACTGGAGGACGAGCGGACGAAGATTGATCAGATTGAGCATGAGGCTGTCGAACAGTTCAATGCGCACATGGAATCAATTCTTGATATTCTTGCATATGAAAATCTTGATCGGATTTGGATTGAACGGACCCAAAATAAAGTTCGCTCAGGGCGGCAGAAAGTCGAACAGACGGTGTTTGAACTTCATGTAATCCGAACGACTGCAAGCGGAACCGCGTATGAAGACACTGTTGAACATCTCAGTGAGAGTGAGCGAGAGGTCACCGGACTTATTTTTGCCCTTGCAGGATATCTTGTACATGATCTCCATGAGACTGTACCGTTTATGCTATTGGATTCACTGGAGGCAATTGATTCTAATCGAATCGCTGCACTTATTTCATACTTCTCTGAATATGTCGAATATCTCGTTGTTGCATTGCTTCCTGAGGATGCACAATCAATTAATAAAGAATATGATCGGATTACAGATATTTAA
- a CDS encoding PQQ-dependent sugar dehydrogenase — translation MKRRSYLRQSVLPLISSAGIGAVFAGCTRTESDDSRITTSDKMASTTTSTSAQSDTQVSQVRIETVLTGLTHPWGLTHLPDTQKSLLTERVGRLLLVDRSAGTYDRVNGVPGVFTRGQGGLLDVCIHPSFPDPSWVYLTYAVARDDGATTTAVGRGRLDRDDPRITDFEALYYARPYADSAGHFGSRVIVGPDNKLYITVGDRQFKDFGPDHVAQDRGSDLGATLRLNLNGTIPDSNPFIDDSSARDAIFSYGHRNAQGLAVHPDTNAIWQTEFGERDGDEINILTAGGNYGWPIADESCQYGSDEPIGVSHGDREDVIAPVYSWPCGSGGFPPSGMAFYDAETASKSRGIVGWQGDLFVGGLASQSLARFRIDNQQIELIDHLLTNRGWRIRAVSAAPDTGAIYAVIDSDDAELIRLVSA, via the coding sequence ATGAAACGTCGATCATACCTCCGCCAGAGTGTACTTCCTCTTATTTCGAGCGCTGGTATTGGTGCTGTATTCGCTGGATGCACCAGGACTGAGAGTGATGATTCGAGAATCACAACATCCGACAAGATGGCATCCACCACGACATCTACATCTGCACAATCAGATACCCAAGTATCGCAGGTCCGAATTGAAACTGTCCTCACTGGACTTACACATCCGTGGGGACTGACACACCTGCCCGACACTCAGAAATCACTACTTACTGAGCGAGTCGGTCGGTTGCTACTTGTTGATCGGTCAGCGGGCACATATGATCGTGTCAATGGAGTACCAGGCGTATTTACCCGTGGTCAAGGTGGACTGCTTGATGTTTGTATACACCCATCGTTCCCAGACCCATCATGGGTATATCTGACATATGCGGTTGCTCGCGATGATGGTGCAACGACAACTGCAGTCGGGCGTGGGCGACTGGACCGCGACGATCCTCGAATTACTGACTTCGAGGCACTCTATTATGCTCGTCCCTATGCCGACTCAGCAGGTCATTTTGGATCACGTGTCATCGTTGGTCCAGATAATAAGTTATATATAACTGTTGGTGACCGACAGTTCAAAGACTTCGGTCCAGATCATGTCGCTCAAGACCGAGGGAGCGATCTTGGAGCGACACTCCGATTGAATCTTAATGGAACAATCCCTGATTCAAATCCATTTATTGATGATTCATCCGCGCGAGATGCAATATTTAGCTATGGTCATCGGAATGCACAAGGACTGGCTGTTCATCCTGACACAAATGCGATCTGGCAAACGGAATTCGGTGAGCGAGATGGTGACGAAATAAATATACTGACTGCTGGCGGTAATTACGGCTGGCCAATTGCAGATGAAAGTTGCCAGTACGGGAGTGATGAACCGATTGGTGTCTCACACGGTGACCGAGAGGATGTAATCGCACCAGTGTATTCATGGCCATGTGGAAGTGGTGGATTTCCGCCAAGTGGTATGGCGTTTTATGATGCTGAAACAGCCAGCAAATCTCGTGGTATTGTGGGGTGGCAGGGAGATCTTTTCGTTGGTGGATTAGCCTCACAGTCACTCGCGCGGTTCCGTATTGACAATCAACAGATTGAATTAATTGATCATCTTCTCACGAATCGTGGATGGCGCATTCGTGCTGTTTCTGCCGCTCCGGATACCGGAGCAATATATGCAGTAATTGACTCAGATGATGCAGAACTGATTCGGCTTGTGTCTGCTTGA
- a CDS encoding COG1361 family protein, whose product MSHWQARGLMILILMIVITAGILPLVTAQQSDVTIGSINVTPTNPSSGDAVVINAELRNSETSTGSVKISQVSIDGPSIDENADDIGKLGPGTSVTVPFSVVFDEPGQKKLTVTMYGQEDTGSVFSIQKPVYVSVERDSTLLSSTTETVAAGGLAPINITVSNGDNEAITGVQLTVDDVRVEEPQRTRGSIASGSEQTFQYDAYFESPGQHSLTSTIIYQTSDGVTHRTTETIPITVERPRVNVDLSVRANSNQSGGTIVELTNFGNTYLSDITVNAAANGDIVARKLLSNLQSETSRSLTFEPESGVSGPLEFTARYEAAGKTHSVSATTNQALGEIRLTSVETTQGGTAVTITGDAANIGRTNADGVLLSIADTSSTTPVSPSGEYFVGEIEASEFATFELTASVQPDINTIPVNVGYVVEGDRIQQTQRISLPVDRINASTEAQDAAAVAQQSNDRSDDRTGSAGLLGSLPLLPIGAVVMILVIAIGTYRWRRVTQ is encoded by the coding sequence ATGAGTCACTGGCAAGCCCGCGGTTTGATGATTCTGATATTGATGATTGTTATAACTGCAGGTATTCTCCCACTTGTAACCGCTCAACAGTCTGATGTGACGATTGGATCGATCAATGTGACACCAACGAATCCCTCCTCAGGTGACGCTGTAGTCATCAATGCGGAACTCAGAAATTCTGAGACGAGTACTGGAAGTGTAAAAATATCTCAAGTAAGCATTGACGGTCCATCGATTGATGAGAATGCTGATGATATCGGAAAGCTCGGACCAGGCACATCGGTCACAGTACCATTTTCGGTTGTCTTCGATGAACCAGGACAAAAGAAACTCACGGTCACAATGTATGGGCAAGAGGATACTGGAAGCGTATTTTCCATCCAAAAGCCAGTATACGTTTCCGTTGAGCGTGATAGCACGCTTCTATCATCAACAACTGAAACTGTCGCCGCCGGAGGGCTTGCGCCAATAAATATCACTGTATCAAACGGTGATAATGAGGCAATTACTGGCGTCCAACTCACAGTTGATGATGTTCGAGTTGAGGAACCACAACGAACACGTGGGTCAATTGCATCTGGTAGCGAGCAGACATTTCAGTATGATGCATATTTTGAATCGCCTGGTCAACATTCATTGACTAGTACGATTATCTATCAAACAAGCGATGGAGTGACACACCGAACGACTGAAACGATCCCAATCACTGTTGAGCGTCCGCGGGTCAATGTTGATCTTTCTGTGCGCGCTAATTCGAATCAATCGGGCGGAACAATAGTTGAACTCACCAACTTTGGAAATACATATCTAAGTGACATTACAGTGAATGCAGCAGCGAACGGAGATATTGTTGCTCGAAAATTACTTTCAAATCTACAATCCGAAACAAGCCGATCTCTCACGTTTGAACCCGAGAGTGGTGTCAGTGGACCACTAGAGTTCACAGCAAGATATGAAGCTGCTGGTAAAACCCACTCGGTATCTGCAACAACCAATCAGGCGCTTGGAGAAATTCGACTCACCAGTGTTGAAACAACACAGGGTGGTACAGCAGTGACAATCACCGGAGACGCTGCAAATATTGGTCGTACAAATGCTGATGGAGTCCTACTTAGTATCGCCGACACGAGTTCAACAACCCCTGTATCACCATCAGGTGAATATTTTGTTGGTGAGATAGAAGCAAGTGAATTTGCGACATTCGAACTTACCGCATCGGTACAGCCAGATATTAACACAATCCCTGTCAATGTTGGCTATGTCGTCGAGGGAGACCGCATTCAACAGACTCAGCGAATTTCACTACCTGTAGACCGAATAAATGCATCAACCGAGGCACAGGATGCTGCGGCGGTGGCTCAGCAATCGAATGATAGATCTGATGACCGCACTGGTAGTGCTGGACTCCTCGGCAGTCTTCCGCTTCTTCCGATTGGTGCTGTCGTTATGATACTTGTCATTGCAATAGGTACGTATCGGTGGCGTCGTGTTACACAATGA
- a CDS encoding ABC transporter ATP-binding protein — MSVIELHDVLKRYQSGEQTVEALKGIDFHADRGQMVTVIGPSGSGKSTMLNMIGLLDTPTHGTVSLDDNNVTDYTEDELTEERRSGIGFVFQSFYLLPMLTATENVELPSMWDTSVDRRDRAIDLLERVGLGDRLKHTPDQLSGGQRQRVAIARALINRPEILLADEPTGNLDQDTGQTILEEITRLKNEEDIAIVAVTHDEQLVEYADRVVRLVDGSVQ, encoded by the coding sequence ATGAGTGTCATTGAGCTTCATGATGTTCTTAAACGATACCAAAGCGGTGAACAGACCGTTGAAGCGCTCAAAGGGATTGATTTCCATGCTGACCGCGGGCAAATGGTTACGGTTATTGGTCCTTCTGGTTCTGGCAAAAGTACGATGCTTAATATGATCGGACTTCTTGATACGCCAACCCATGGGACTGTTTCTCTTGATGATAATAATGTAACAGATTATACTGAAGATGAGCTGACAGAAGAACGCCGGTCAGGAATCGGGTTTGTATTTCAGAGTTTCTATCTTTTACCGATGCTCACCGCGACCGAAAACGTCGAATTACCCTCAATGTGGGATACATCTGTTGATCGTCGTGACCGTGCTATTGACTTACTTGAACGCGTTGGACTCGGGGATCGACTTAAGCACACACCAGATCAACTCTCGGGTGGTCAACGACAGCGCGTTGCAATCGCCCGCGCGTTGATTAATCGTCCTGAGATCCTGCTTGCAGACGAACCAACAGGAAATCTTGATCAAGATACTGGTCAAACAATTCTTGAGGAAATCACGCGGCTTAAAAATGAAGAAGATATTGCGATTGTCGCCGTGACCCATGATGAACAACTTGTTGAATATGCTGATCGTGTCGTTCGACTCGTTGATGGGAGCGTGCAGTGA